A single genomic interval of Polynucleobacter necessarius harbors:
- a CDS encoding RsmD family RNA methyltransferase: protein MLLEKDKKACANFSVNPALLQSSPATGIVEILQRDSLEFLKQQADRSSNLIFIDPPFQDASLLDKAVIKKAGRVCDDAAGAVFMWNFPLAERAKK, encoded by the coding sequence ATACTGCTTGAAAAAGATAAAAAAGCTTGTGCAAACTTCAGCGTCAACCCCGCTTTATTGCAGTCATCTCCAGCTACTGGGATCGTGGAAATATTGCAACGAGACAGTCTTGAGTTTCTCAAGCAGCAGGCGGATCGTTCTAGCAATCTCATTTTTATTGATCCCCCATTTCAGGATGCTAGCTTGCTGGATAAAGCAGTTATTAAGAAGGCGGGCAGAGTTTGCGATGATGCTGCGGGGGCGGTATTTATGTGGAATTTCCCTTTAGCCGAGCGCGCGAAGAAATAG
- a CDS encoding lipoprotein insertase outer membrane protein LolB, whose protein sequence is MSKFTLKPLLQGLFLAALTGGVAALAHAQPQPNGLQTGEAVFEVLASEIALQRGEAGLAYNTYLEMARQYKDPRLAQRAMEIAIAGGSPDLAMQAAKTWDELSTASDTKPKEVLVTLLVLSNRWSDAIKPAIALLHQQTPAQQENTLLQLQALLAKAKDEAEALRAFYEIASTVKIAPKDSGLLYTYAMSAEKVGRIDVMEKTLRDILRKNPNDVNSLNALGYSLTDRNVKLSEAFTLISKAHQLSPKDSFILDSFGWVNFRLGKNVLALEKLQQAFAMKPEADIAAHTGEVLWVMNRHAEAEAMWRQGQKLDANNPTLKETLKRFKPDWNRGDQAAKGSWDGRFAVKVIGLTESQNQGDSGGFTLTQESLKDVLEIRNHMGCSIAKITITPGEATLESDGKIVTEVDADTLVQNTLGLPLPARGLSNWLRGEVRAGSEASVDRNAKGQVSKISQDGWDLIYTWSNTNQLEKLTMTRSSNIGSIDIRLVFDRPNDSEKYKL, encoded by the coding sequence ATGAGCAAATTCACACTGAAACCTCTATTGCAAGGTTTATTCCTGGCGGCCTTGACTGGTGGAGTCGCTGCACTCGCCCATGCCCAGCCTCAACCAAATGGATTGCAAACAGGTGAAGCGGTATTTGAGGTGCTTGCCTCGGAAATTGCCCTGCAGAGAGGAGAAGCCGGTTTGGCGTACAACACTTATCTCGAGATGGCACGCCAATACAAAGATCCGAGACTGGCGCAAAGAGCGATGGAAATAGCCATCGCAGGCGGCTCTCCGGATTTAGCAATGCAAGCGGCCAAGACTTGGGACGAGCTATCCACAGCCTCAGATACAAAACCCAAAGAAGTTTTAGTCACTCTCCTGGTCCTCAGCAACCGCTGGTCTGATGCCATCAAGCCGGCCATCGCTTTACTTCACCAACAAACGCCTGCCCAACAAGAAAATACATTGCTGCAGTTACAGGCACTGCTCGCTAAAGCCAAAGATGAAGCCGAAGCATTGCGCGCCTTTTATGAAATCGCATCCACCGTCAAAATCGCGCCCAAAGACTCTGGATTGCTTTACACCTACGCCATGTCTGCTGAAAAAGTGGGTCGTATTGATGTCATGGAAAAAACCTTGCGCGATATCTTGCGCAAAAACCCCAATGATGTGAATTCTTTAAATGCGCTGGGCTACTCCTTGACTGATCGCAACGTAAAGCTTTCCGAAGCGTTCACACTCATCAGCAAAGCACATCAGCTTTCTCCAAAAGATAGCTTCATTCTGGATAGCTTTGGTTGGGTGAACTTCCGTCTTGGAAAAAATGTGCTTGCGTTAGAGAAACTGCAGCAAGCCTTTGCCATGAAACCAGAAGCGGATATTGCGGCGCATACCGGTGAAGTGCTATGGGTCATGAATCGACACGCTGAGGCGGAAGCGATGTGGCGGCAGGGACAAAAATTGGATGCAAATAATCCAACCCTCAAAGAAACATTAAAGCGCTTTAAGCCCGATTGGAATAGGGGTGATCAAGCCGCCAAAGGCTCATGGGACGGACGCTTCGCCGTAAAGGTGATTGGCTTAACAGAGTCTCAAAACCAAGGTGACTCCGGTGGCTTTACCCTTACGCAAGAATCATTAAAAGATGTATTAGAAATACGTAACCATATGGGTTGCTCGATTGCAAAAATTACTATTACGCCAGGTGAAGCTACATTAGAAAGCGACGGCAAGATAGTGACCGAGGTTGATGCCGATACCTTAGTACAAAACACTTTGGGACTACCACTACCCGCGCGAGGCTTATCCAATTGGTTAAGAGGCGAAGTTCGCGCCGGCAGCGAAGCAAGTGTTGATAGAAATGCGAAGGGCCAGGTGAGCAAAATTAGTCAGGATGGTTGGGACTTAATCTACACATGGAGCAATACCAACCAACTAGAAAAACTCACCATGACACGCAGCTCAAACATTGGTTCGATTGATATTCGACTGGTATTTGATCGTCCGAATGATTCAGAGAAATACAAACTGTGA
- a CDS encoding YfhL family 4Fe-4S dicluster ferredoxin, producing the protein MALMITDECINCDVCEPECPNDAIYMGLEIYEIDPNKCTECVSHYDAPQCRQVCPVDCIPFNPEFVESQYQLMAKFRQLTAEKKAKTA; encoded by the coding sequence ATGGCTTTAATGATTACGGACGAATGCATCAACTGTGATGTATGCGAACCGGAATGCCCGAACGATGCAATTTATATGGGTCTGGAGATTTATGAAATCGATCCCAATAAATGTACTGAGTGTGTCAGTCACTATGATGCGCCTCAGTGCCGTCAAGTCTGCCCAGTAGATTGCATTCCATTTAATCCCGAGTTTGTCGAATCTCAATATCAATTAATGGCGAAATTTCGTCAACTGACTGCTGAGAAAAAGGCTAAAACAGCGTAA
- the mutY gene encoding A/G-specific adenine glycosylase, translating into MSKTLIKTFAPKLIAWHAISGRSGLPWLGNRDPYAVWVSEIMLQQTQVATVLERYPRFIKRFPTVKKLAAADIDEVLAEWAGLGYYSRARNLHACAKQVMAEFDGEFPGDPVLLEQLKGIGRSTAGAIAAFAFHERAPILDANVKRILARLFAIDGAIQEKAVNDQLWSLATDLLPIKPTDMPVYTQALMDFGATWCISRKPVCLGSEKKCPFTKDCRANLSDQVLLLPQKTKKTKSPEFNCDMLLIRWGNSVLLQKRPSKAIWGGLWSLPESPWVSRAAGTTEACLTPQELFKATLPEEKIAALTKACKSVIRVNEVKHVFTHRRLWMRIWQTNTPKELTFLNSDLKWVALSQLGRYGLPQPIKLLLQELSLVRDDDLKS; encoded by the coding sequence ATGTCAAAAACGCTGATTAAAACATTCGCACCCAAGTTAATTGCTTGGCATGCAATCAGCGGGCGCTCGGGCTTGCCTTGGCTGGGCAATCGTGATCCTTACGCTGTCTGGGTTTCTGAGATCATGTTACAACAAACTCAGGTGGCCACAGTCCTAGAGCGCTACCCGCGTTTTATAAAGCGCTTTCCAACTGTCAAAAAATTAGCTGCTGCTGATATTGATGAGGTATTAGCGGAGTGGGCGGGTTTGGGCTACTACTCTCGTGCGAGAAATCTGCATGCCTGTGCCAAGCAAGTGATGGCGGAGTTTGACGGGGAGTTTCCAGGTGATCCCGTTTTGCTGGAGCAATTAAAAGGGATTGGGCGTTCTACTGCTGGCGCGATTGCTGCTTTTGCTTTTCATGAAAGAGCGCCAATTTTGGATGCCAATGTCAAACGCATTCTGGCGCGTTTATTTGCCATCGATGGGGCTATTCAAGAAAAAGCAGTGAACGATCAACTGTGGAGCTTGGCAACGGATTTGCTGCCGATCAAACCTACTGATATGCCGGTGTATACGCAAGCGTTGATGGATTTTGGAGCAACCTGGTGTATATCGCGTAAACCAGTTTGTTTAGGTTCTGAAAAGAAATGCCCATTCACAAAAGATTGTCGGGCCAATTTAAGCGATCAAGTGCTTTTGCTTCCACAAAAAACAAAGAAGACAAAATCTCCCGAATTCAATTGCGATATGTTGTTAATACGTTGGGGTAATTCGGTGCTTTTGCAGAAACGTCCCAGCAAAGCCATCTGGGGTGGGCTCTGGTCTTTGCCTGAATCACCTTGGGTGTCCAGGGCGGCTGGCACTACAGAGGCTTGTTTAACTCCGCAGGAGCTTTTTAAGGCAACTTTGCCCGAAGAGAAGATTGCGGCATTAACTAAGGCTTGTAAATCGGTAATCAGGGTGAATGAAGTAAAGCATGTATTTACTCATCGGCGTTTATGGATGCGCATTTGGCAGACAAACACCCCAAAAGAATTAACCTTTTTAAATTCAGATTTGAAGTGGGTGGCCTTAAGTCAGCTGGGACGTTATGGCCTCCCGCAGCCGATTAAACTTTTGCTGCAGGAATTGAGTCTAGTTCGCGATGACGATCTAAAAAGTTAA
- a CDS encoding 50S ribosomal protein L25/general stress protein Ctc, with amino-acid sequence MKVVAFERSVQGTGASRRLRNSGKTPGIVYGSKDPALVIEFDHNALFHALRKEAFHSSILDLEIGGKTQKVLLRDYQMHPFKPLVLHVDFQRVSATEKVHMRVPLHFTNADTSAAVKLQGAVISHIMTELEVSCLPADLPEFIEVDLAKIEVGHGIHAKDIALPKCVTLVLHVEQENPVIANARIPAVKAAEPTDAPAAPEAAPAAEAPNDKA; translated from the coding sequence ATGAAAGTTGTAGCCTTTGAAAGAAGCGTACAGGGAACGGGTGCGAGCCGCCGTCTGCGCAATTCCGGAAAAACTCCGGGAATCGTTTACGGTAGTAAAGATCCAGCCTTGGTCATCGAGTTCGACCACAACGCGTTGTTCCATGCTCTCCGTAAAGAAGCATTTCACTCATCCATTTTGGATTTGGAAATTGGTGGCAAGACACAGAAAGTGTTGTTACGCGATTACCAGATGCATCCATTTAAGCCCTTGGTTTTGCACGTTGACTTCCAGCGCGTATCCGCGACTGAAAAAGTTCATATGCGCGTTCCATTGCACTTCACAAACGCTGACACTTCAGCAGCTGTGAAATTGCAAGGCGCAGTAATTAGCCACATCATGACTGAGCTCGAAGTTTCTTGCTTACCAGCAGACTTGCCAGAGTTCATCGAAGTGGACTTAGCGAAGATTGAAGTGGGTCACGGTATTCATGCTAAAGACATCGCATTGCCAAAATGCGTTACCTTGGTATTACATGTTGAGCAAGAAAACCCAGTGATTGCAAACGCACGTATCCCAGCAGTTAAAGCTGCTGAGCCTACAGATGCGCCTGCTGCACCAGAAGCAGCTCCTGCAGCTGAAGCGCCAAACGATAAAGCTTAA
- a CDS encoding ribose-phosphate pyrophosphokinase — protein MSSINADLLTLFTGNANPVLAEAVAKELNLPMGKAFVGRFSDGEIQVEIQENVRGKNVVVIQSTCAPTNDSLIELMIMIDALKRASASRITAVIPYFGYARQDRRPRSARVAISARIVANMLQSVAGIERVLTMDLHADQIQGFFDIPVDNIYASPVLLADLQAQKTQKDLIIVSPDIGGVVRARAMAKQLGTDLAIIDKRRPKANVSEVMHLIGEVEGRHCVIMDDIIDTGGTLCKAAEALKERGAKGVTAYCTHAVLSGGAVARIAASELDELVVTDTIPLTPEAMKVSKIRQLSVAPILAETLSRISKGDSVMSMFAE, from the coding sequence ATGTCCTCCATAAACGCAGATTTATTGACTCTTTTCACAGGCAACGCAAATCCCGTTTTGGCCGAGGCTGTAGCCAAAGAGCTCAATCTCCCCATGGGAAAAGCCTTTGTTGGCCGTTTTTCTGACGGTGAGATCCAAGTCGAAATTCAAGAAAACGTCCGCGGCAAAAATGTCGTGGTTATCCAATCAACCTGCGCGCCTACAAACGACAGCTTGATAGAACTCATGATCATGATTGATGCCCTAAAACGAGCATCTGCAAGCCGTATAACCGCAGTGATTCCTTACTTCGGATATGCTCGTCAGGACCGTCGTCCACGTTCTGCACGCGTTGCGATCTCCGCACGCATTGTGGCCAATATGCTGCAATCCGTCGCCGGTATCGAGCGTGTTTTGACCATGGATCTCCATGCTGACCAAATTCAGGGCTTCTTTGATATCCCTGTGGATAACATCTATGCCTCTCCAGTTTTATTGGCCGACCTGCAGGCGCAGAAGACTCAAAAAGACCTGATCATCGTGTCCCCAGACATTGGTGGCGTTGTACGCGCCCGTGCCATGGCTAAACAATTAGGCACTGATTTGGCGATTATTGATAAACGTCGCCCTAAAGCAAACGTATCTGAAGTGATGCATCTAATTGGCGAAGTAGAAGGTCGTCACTGCGTCATCATGGATGACATCATCGATACCGGCGGAACCCTCTGTAAGGCCGCTGAAGCGCTGAAAGAGAGGGGTGCCAAGGGCGTTACCGCCTACTGTACTCACGCAGTCCTCTCAGGCGGTGCTGTGGCTCGTATTGCCGCATCAGAATTAGATGAATTGGTTGTCACTGACACCATCCCCCTGACCCCAGAGGCGATGAAAGTATCCAAGATTCGCCAATTGAGCGTTGCCCCGATCCTCGCTGAAACCCTTTCACGCATTAGCAAAGGTGATTCAGTCATGTCGATGTTTGCCGAATAA
- the coaD gene encoding pantetheine-phosphate adenylyltransferase, giving the protein MTVAVYPGTFDPFTRGHEDLVRRASSIFTDLIVGVADSRSKRPFFTLEERIDIAKEVLVHYPNVKVVGFTGLLQDFAREHQARVIVRGLRAVSDFEYEFQMAGMNRYLLPDVETLFLTPSDQYQFISGTFVREIASMGGDVSKFVFPSVEKWLVKKIATGAQKKE; this is encoded by the coding sequence ATGACTGTTGCTGTATATCCTGGAACATTTGATCCATTTACTCGTGGTCACGAAGACTTGGTGCGCCGCGCATCTAGTATTTTTACAGATTTGATTGTAGGGGTTGCCGACAGTCGAAGTAAGCGTCCATTTTTTACTTTAGAAGAACGCATTGATATTGCCAAGGAAGTGCTTGTCCACTACCCCAATGTCAAAGTGGTTGGCTTTACTGGTCTGCTACAAGATTTCGCACGTGAGCATCAGGCACGTGTGATTGTGCGTGGCTTGCGCGCAGTTTCAGATTTCGAATACGAATTCCAAATGGCGGGCATGAATCGCTACCTGTTGCCGGATGTTGAAACCTTATTCTTAACTCCGTCGGACCAGTATCAATTTATCTCCGGTACCTTTGTGCGTGAAATTGCTTCCATGGGTGGGGATGTCAGTAAGTTTGTTTTTCCTTCAGTGGAAAAATGGCTCGTCAAAAAAATTGCCACTGGCGCTCAGAAAAAAGAGTGA
- the rapZ gene encoding RNase adapter RapZ produces MQINLITGISGSGKSVSLRAFEDAGYDCVDNLPVSLLENLISTLEKAQCEQVAVAIDARRWQSIADLPSILESLRKNHQVRVVFLNADTNTLIQRFSETRRRHPLSSSAKQSQSATLIEAIEKERSLLEPLRAQAHSIDTSNISAHALRYWIQDLLKDKPAGLTVVFESFGFKKGVPSEADLVFDVRCLPNPHYDKVLRPLTGNDKPVKEFLEKIPEVVNMEADITQFIHRWLPHYIADGRSYLTVAIGCTGGQHRSVYLVNRLGEYFRNQKDFSNLPLNFLDRHRELDSIPAAKV; encoded by the coding sequence ATGCAGATTAATCTGATTACCGGAATCTCAGGCTCAGGTAAATCGGTATCCCTGAGGGCTTTTGAAGATGCGGGATATGACTGTGTCGACAATCTTCCGGTTTCGCTTCTAGAAAACCTCATCTCCACTCTTGAAAAAGCGCAGTGTGAACAAGTGGCGGTTGCGATAGATGCTCGACGTTGGCAATCTATTGCAGACCTGCCATCAATTCTTGAGAGCTTACGTAAAAATCATCAGGTTCGAGTAGTTTTCTTAAATGCCGATACCAATACTCTGATACAGCGCTTTTCAGAAACCCGTCGTCGTCACCCTTTATCTTCCAGCGCTAAGCAATCTCAATCAGCAACCCTCATCGAGGCGATTGAAAAAGAGCGCAGCCTATTAGAACCCTTGCGCGCCCAGGCCCATAGCATTGACACCAGCAACATATCTGCTCATGCGCTGCGCTACTGGATTCAAGATCTTCTCAAAGACAAGCCCGCGGGCCTTACTGTTGTCTTTGAATCGTTTGGCTTTAAAAAAGGCGTACCTAGTGAGGCGGATTTGGTTTTTGATGTACGCTGCCTTCCAAACCCCCACTATGACAAAGTATTGCGTCCGCTGACCGGCAACGACAAGCCGGTCAAAGAGTTCTTGGAAAAAATTCCAGAAGTCGTGAATATGGAAGCCGATATCACGCAATTTATTCATCGCTGGCTTCCGCACTATATAGCGGATGGCCGTAGTTACTTAACAGTGGCTATTGGTTGCACCGGAGGTCAACATCGCTCGGTCTATCTCGTAAATAGACTCGGCGAATACTTTCGCAATCAAAAAGACTTTAGCAACTTACCACTTAACTTTTTAGATCGTCATCGCGAACTAGACTCAATTCCTGCAGCAAAAGTTTAA
- the ispE gene encoding 4-(cytidine 5'-diphospho)-2-C-methyl-D-erythritol kinase, whose translation MQTVSSDFLTLRSPAKLNLFLHILGRRDDGYHLLQSVFQLIDWCDTLHLKRISENEVRRINPIAGVPLEQDLVVRAAKLLKDFCNFEGGVEINLQKEIPIGAGMGGGSSDAASTLIGLNAIWNLNLSTETLCELGLKLGADVPFFIFGKNAFVEGIGEKIQEIALETPHFLVIFPNQGIATASIFQDPELTRDHAQIKITIDGFLASPLLYQSNDCEAVAMRICPAVKQALDWITKAVPGSHPRMSGSGSSVFAVLDPKTDIAKLENLLQNLPEGWVGRVVLGLNKNPAYNLISSD comes from the coding sequence ATACAAACTGTGAGCAGTGATTTTTTAACGCTCCGTTCGCCAGCTAAGCTCAATCTTTTTTTACATATCCTCGGGCGAAGAGATGATGGCTATCATCTTCTTCAATCCGTTTTTCAGCTGATTGATTGGTGTGACACACTCCACTTAAAACGCATTTCTGAAAATGAAGTACGCAGAATCAATCCCATTGCTGGCGTTCCACTTGAACAAGACCTCGTTGTTCGCGCGGCAAAATTATTAAAAGATTTTTGCAATTTTGAAGGCGGCGTTGAAATCAACCTGCAAAAAGAAATTCCGATTGGCGCGGGTATGGGGGGCGGCTCCTCGGATGCGGCAAGCACCTTAATTGGACTAAATGCCATTTGGAATCTGAATTTATCTACAGAAACACTTTGCGAACTAGGATTAAAACTGGGAGCAGACGTCCCCTTCTTCATTTTTGGGAAAAATGCCTTTGTTGAAGGCATTGGGGAGAAAATCCAAGAAATTGCCCTCGAAACCCCCCACTTTTTAGTCATATTCCCCAACCAAGGAATCGCTACCGCTAGCATTTTTCAAGACCCAGAATTGACCCGAGATCACGCTCAGATTAAGATTACAATTGATGGCTTTCTTGCATCGCCATTGTTGTATCAATCGAATGATTGTGAGGCTGTAGCGATGCGGATTTGCCCAGCAGTGAAGCAAGCTTTGGATTGGATTACCAAGGCAGTACCGGGCTCACATCCCCGAATGTCTGGTTCTGGAAGTAGCGTTTTTGCAGTCTTAGATCCTAAGACGGACATCGCAAAACTAGAAAATCTTCTACAAAATCTTCCTGAAGGGTGGGTAGGTCGGGTTGTTCTGGGGCTAAATAAAAATCCCGCTTACAATTTGATTTCTTCAGATTGA
- the pth gene encoding aminoacyl-tRNA hydrolase, giving the protein MTKVIVGLGNPGDEHEADRHNAGFWFVDALAKQLGARFESEKRFHGKVAKAKWEGEDLFLLKPSTYMNLSGQSVGALCRFHTMTPADILVVQDELDLKPGTARLKLGGGTGGHNGLKDIQAHLSTPDYWRLRLGIGHPRDLAGDGRPMDVADYVLRRPQLAEQKLIDASIENGLDILPLFLRGDTQTAMMELHSKG; this is encoded by the coding sequence ATGACTAAAGTCATTGTTGGCTTAGGCAACCCTGGAGATGAACACGAAGCGGATCGGCACAATGCTGGCTTCTGGTTTGTCGACGCTTTAGCAAAACAATTAGGCGCTCGCTTTGAGTCAGAAAAACGCTTTCATGGAAAAGTAGCGAAAGCAAAATGGGAAGGCGAAGATCTTTTTCTTCTCAAGCCCAGCACTTACATGAATCTCAGTGGCCAATCTGTAGGCGCGCTCTGTCGCTTCCACACAATGACTCCTGCGGATATTTTGGTAGTTCAGGATGAGCTTGATCTAAAGCCCGGAACTGCACGTCTCAAATTAGGTGGCGGCACGGGCGGGCACAATGGCTTAAAAGATATTCAGGCGCATTTAAGCACCCCCGATTATTGGCGCTTACGTCTGGGTATTGGCCACCCTAGAGACTTGGCAGGCGATGGGCGACCCATGGATGTCGCGGACTATGTATTGCGTAGGCCGCAACTAGCCGAGCAAAAACTCATTGATGCCAGTATTGAAAATGGATTGGATATATTGCCGCTTTTTTTAAGGGGTGATACTCAAACCGCCATGATGGAGCTGCACTCTAAGGGCTAG